The Acidobacteriota bacterium region TCCACGAAGCGGGAGGATCGCGCCGCGCTCCGCCACGGTTCCTTGTCCAGGTCGCCGTCGATGCGGATGGGTCCATCGATGCGATGGGCCGTGTAATGGACCAGTTGTTCCTCGCCGCAGCCGTATCCATGGATCATTTCATTACCTCAGTTCAAACTTCGGACATCGGATTTGGAGCACCCGGAACCTGGGTCTTAAGATTTGGGATCCGGGACCTGGATCCTGAGTTCCGGGGCCTTGGACATGGGAAACAGGGTGTTGTTCCGGCACACTCCGAATCGATTCCAAATTACCAACAGCATATAAGCAATCAGCAACAACCAATAAACACAATCACCTATTCGCCTCCCGCTCGGTTCCCCGCATTCATGTTCTCCAAAATCCGATCGGCGGTTCCGATGGCGTACCCTTCGGCGGCGTGGACGATGTCTCCCGCCGCCGTGACCACCAGCACCACCGGCCGAAGCGGGAGCGCGGCGCCCAGGGCCGTTCGCACCGCCGCCAGCAGCGCCTCACCCGGATCGCGAGCCCAGACCACGTTGGCGGGCAACTCGTCACCCGGCGGGGCCGCCTGGTCCGCCGGAAGGCAGAGCAGAATCCGGCCGCCCCATGCCTCCAGCGCCGCGCGCCGCGCCGCCAGTTCCGCCAGCACGTTGCGGGTGGGCTCCGTTCCCGGGGCCAGCCACGCCATGACGAATCCGCGATCGCCCGGTGTGGGCGCCAGCGGCAGCGGGCTTCCGTCAAGACTGGACAGTGCGGCCTCCCTGGGCAGCCGCCCCAGCACGCGGGGCGGCCCGGCGAGCTGCCGGAGCACCAGCGGCACCTCCGCGGCGCCGCCGGCGGGGAGGGAGAAGAAGGCCAGCCGGGCCAGCACCGAACCGTCGTGTCGTCGGTTGCCCGTCACCAACAAATAGCCGCCGCCGGGCAGCTCGGCGGTGCCGAACTCGGCTGCGGGCTGGCCCTCGGGGTATTCGAGGGTTTCCGGCGACCCTCCGCGCAGGCGCGCCAGGGTGAAGTGGGTGAAGTAGCGCGCCTGGCCTGCGGCCCCGGCCGGCTGCAGGGACAGACGGCCCATGGCCGGAGCGGGTTCGGCGGGAGGCGGCGGCACGGCCGGCTGCCATCGCCCGTTGAGATGCAGCTCGGGTGCGCGAAGCGCCGGGTGCAGCCGGGCGGGGATGCCGAGGCTGCGCGCCAGCGCCACCAGACAGATGTCACAGGACCACCGGTCGGCCGCGCGCAGTTCCAGGACACCCCGCGGCGTGACGGGGAGGCGGTAGGGGCTCCGGTCCTCGCGATGGGCGACGCGCCGCCGCAGCCATTGCCAGAGCGCCAGGGGATCCTGCCGGGCCTTTCGGGCGACGGCGGCGGGGACCGCCCGCCGCAGCGGCTCGCGCCAGGCCACCAGCGTCTCGGTGTCGATCCGGGGTGCCAGCACGGCGTTCACGAACAGCTCCCGGTCGGTCGTCATGAGGGGATGGGGCCGGGCGAGGGCGCCGGCCAGGTGCGCCAGCAGCACGTCCGCCGGCGCGTCCCGGAGGTCCTTGTCGGACAGGGTGCCCAGCAGCGGCAGCGCCCACACGCGCTGCTCCGCCGGGCAACGGCGCAGGAACGCCTCGATGGCGCGCCAGTTGCCCCGGCTGGCCGCGATGATCCGCCACAGGGCGTCCGGTTCCAGGCCGGTGGCGGCGGCGAGCGCGCGGGCGGCCGGTTCGGTCATGAAGGTCGCGATGTAGCTGGCCCGGCGGGCGTCGTTTTCTTTCAGCCGCCGGGCGTTTTCCGCCTGACCCGCGGTGGGGACGGGCTGGGGCGGCGGGGCGGGCGGCGCCTGCACGTCGAGGTCCGCGACGAGCGCCGCGAGCGGGTCCGCGAGCGACACCGTGAGCTCGCCATCGAGATCGGGCGGAGCCGCTGTCCAGCCGCAACGGCCGTTCTTCCGGGCCCAAACCAGCACGGTTCCCCGGCCGCATGCCAGGGCGGCCCGGCCGTCGGACCCGGTGGTGAAGGTCGCCAGGGGGTAGAACTCCGCATAGTTGTAGAGCCGGAAGGACACCTCCGCCCCGGCCACCGGCCGGCCGGCGGCGTCCACCACCTGCACCCGCGCCTCGCGCAGCGGGGCGTAGCCGGCGGTGAGGTTCAGCACGGGGCCCAGCGGCGGATGCTCCAGCACCGGCTCCGGGCCGGCGTAGGCGCCGTACACGCGGGTGTGGACCAGCATCGCCCGGCGCACCGGCTCGCGGAACCACGCCAAGTCCAGTTCCGGTTCCGGCTCGCAGGCGCCCAAGAAGTGCCAGGCGCCGTCCACCCACGCCTCCACCCAGGCGTGGTTGTCGTCTGTAT contains the following coding sequences:
- a CDS encoding transglutaminase domain-containing protein, translating into MNHPVLASSGAALDRTTGGAWSRPHPRRRGLLAGWLALLATAGLAAAAGPAPDSRSDVQRRFQETRKLARHRADALFDVFRGLLTADERQAMEFLYAYMPLADLADHDGDFYLAAVRASLRARRELPWGPQIPDALFRHFVLPLRVNNETLDTFRQDMYPELRDRVAGLTLRQAVLEINHWCHERVVYQGTDARTSAPLATIRTAYGRCGEESVLAVAALRAVGIPARQCYTPRWAHTDDNHAWVEAWVDGAWHFLGACEPEPELDLAWFREPVRRAMLVHTRVYGAYAGPEPVLEHPPLGPVLNLTAGYAPLREARVQVVDAAGRPVAGAEVSFRLYNYAEFYPLATFTTGSDGRAALACGRGTVLVWARKNGRCGWTAAPPDLDGELTVSLADPLAALVADLDVQAPPAPPPQPVPTAGQAENARRLKENDARRASYIATFMTEPAARALAAATGLEPDALWRIIAASRGNWRAIEAFLRRCPAEQRVWALPLLGTLSDKDLRDAPADVLLAHLAGALARPHPLMTTDRELFVNAVLAPRIDTETLVAWREPLRRAVPAAVARKARQDPLALWQWLRRRVAHREDRSPYRLPVTPRGVLELRAADRWSCDICLVALARSLGIPARLHPALRAPELHLNGRWQPAVPPPPAEPAPAMGRLSLQPAGAAGQARYFTHFTLARLRGGSPETLEYPEGQPAAEFGTAELPGGGYLLVTGNRRHDGSVLARLAFFSLPAGGAAEVPLVLRQLAGPPRVLGRLPREAALSSLDGSPLPLAPTPGDRGFVMAWLAPGTEPTRNVLAELAARRAALEAWGGRILLCLPADQAAPPGDELPANVVWARDPGEALLAAVRTALGAALPLRPVVLVVTAAGDIVHAAEGYAIGTADRILENMNAGNRAGGE